The genomic DNA CGCCGCGCCGTTGTGGCCGCTGCTCGGGCAGTGGGCACGCGACCATGTGGCTCCTCTCCTCGTGCTGGGACTAGTTGCAACCTCCGGCAGTGAGGGaacgaatttttttttttgaagttaaGGAACGAATTATTTTGAGGGAAATGGCCAGCAGTTAGTTGAGCGCAGAGACCACACCACATGGAGCTACGACGACGACGAATAAACGCGGCCTCCTCCGTGTGTCTCGTCGCCGTTTgacccgccggccggccgcggcctccCCCCATGTGTTCGTTTACAGGTACCCACCACCAGGCCATGGCCACCACGCTAGCCCCGGCTACCACCTCTCTGTCTGTCTCCCCCCACTCATggcgcaccaccaccacgctaACCGCTAACTGCCACTGCCATGCTCAGTCGTAGAGAACTACTGCTCCGAGATCCTCTCCTCTTTCTGCATGTGACACGATCGTTGTAGATGTGGCGCGTCGTGGAGCACTTGCGCATTTCGGACAAAATATGTGCTTGTTTCCATGCGTTTGTCAGTGCCTAGGATCCAGCTCGAAGAGGGGGGTGGTTGCAATTGTTCTGCAACGGTAACAGTCTATAAACAGATCTCGCCATGACACATGAGATCTAACCATCTtcattttcaaaagaaaaaaaaatccacccATCAGCATTTGGAGAGTCAGCAGTGACTCGGAacaagtttttctttttctttttgaaattcGGAATGACGTTATACGGGACAGAAAGGGAGAGATAGAGGCCAACATGTGTTTTGTCGTGCTGCTTTTGCGGGTAAATTAGAATAGTATAAGCGAGTAATTTCAGCGCAGGGTTTGCCTCGGGGGGCTTAAATTACTGAATGCTACAGTGTCAGGCACGTGGTTCCGGGTCAGAATCACCGTGGTCAAACTGATCCTACGCGCCTTTTGTAACAACAGATCGAGCTGTGCGAGTGTGATTAGCCGTGCCAATAAGATAAGCATGCAGCGGACGAGCTTAACCATCGGGGAGGGaggctttttttttgagaaactgtCAAAAGCAAAGCTGTCgcgctcctttttttttctgtggCAGCGGCTggcccctctttttttttaaaaaaaaaacagctggGCCTTTTTGCGCGTTCAAAATGCAAGAAACGTGAATTCCGTTGTCTACCGACATAGCTTGCTGGGCGCAGCGAGTGTACGTGCAGGTCATCATGAATCAAGATGTCCGTTTCATCTAGAACACGGCGCACTGCTGGTTTGCTGCTCATCCGGAAACGAGGATGGCCGAGCTCTCCCCGCTGACAGCTCACCGCTCCACACTGTGCTAGCGACCAGCGAGTGGCGACAGGTCGCACGGGCGACACGTTTGCGCCGGCCGTTGGACAGAGACCGAGATGGGAATTTTGTAGGGCATTTCTCTGTCAGGGTCATGCCTGAATGCCTGATGCCTCCTCTTTCTCGTGGCCGTGGACGGTGGACCAGCCACGGATCTCAACAGTGAGTGGCTAACCCTTTTTTTTTACCACACCTCACATGGTGGACCAAACTTGGCCGCTGGAATTCATCAATTCACCCATCGACCACTGCAGTTGGCCTGTTTACGACGAGGCAAGGCGCTGCTTTCAGAGTTTTAGGGTTCAGAGTCTGAGAGCAGGTGGTTTCTGAAAAAGGCTCGCACTTTGTGTTCTTCATTGATTTTACATGACTAGGAAGTTATTATCATGTATCATGGCGTAGGTTGCGTCCTGGTTGGGTGTTGTCGTGGATCGGGGACTTTGGTGTTCTCTCGAGTGGGATAAGCTTGGGTTGGATTGCTTTTGGGGAAAAGTATCCAGCTGCGAGGTTGGTGAGCTTCTTGGGTTATTAAGCAGGGGACCATGGATTTGGTGCATGGCATCTAAACATCATGCCCTCCTCCCGGCTGATGTTGATCGCTCACAGGAATCTTTTTCTTGTAAAATGCCAAGTATATTCGAACAACATTGTTATCCCTGCCCCCGGAGGCTGGAGCCACAAAGTTACTTCCTTGCCTTGTAACGTGTAACGTCTGAAGATGAACCCGTTTATGCTGTGGTAAGCGGCAAACCACATCGCTGCATTTTCTATTGCACAGCCACACTCACTACAGATACAATTCAGCTGCAAAAGAATCCGATGTAAAATAAAAATACCAGTGGCACTAATTAAACTACCATCACAGCAGAGTCCTCTGCTGATAAATCAATATGCTAGGGTAACCAGAGACAGATGATCCACCTCAAAAGCCGCAACAATAGGCCCAACCATAGAAAAAAGCTTGTGCCAAGCGACAAGGGAGGAAATTATGCAATGCCTCGCCGACATCCAGATCGCAGATCCAACAATTACAAGTGGAGTTATGGCTGGGGGTGGTACTGCTTCCGTATCACACCACACATGGGAAACGATAACAACCGGGGACCAACCCGGAACGTATGATAGCCGCAGCAATCAAGGACTTCAAGTCTGTAACTTCTGAAATCTCATCTGGGTTGTTCCTGTAAATAAGTTCACCAGAAAATCAGAACAGATAGCCGCGTGTGCCTTAAGCACCGGGCTCATCTGAACTCGTCAAAGAATGCATTTACACCAGAAGCTATTCGTGTTGGTGTACAATGACAATTACAATTACAACAGCTACAAAATTGGAAGTGGGCTATTTTCTTAGCTAGCTATTCAGGCCTCAACTGAAACATACTTTGAAAGAACCTTCACCTTCTTCTCCTTGCCCTTTTTGCTTGATTTGCCCTGTTTTCTCTTCTTGCTCGGTTTCTCTGTTACAGGCGAAGCAGGACAAGCCTCTGCGGTTTCATCGTTCTCCACTGATGAACCgttcatgtcatctttggctGTGCCTGCATCTACATCTGGATCTACCACGGACATTCGCATCAATGTATAGTCCAACAGAAATGTGCTGCGCACTAGTCTATCGACTCTGCTGAAATGCCTCTGCGAATACGGAATAAGACCCTCAAGGAGCTCGCTGATGCCCTTTATCTGCAGAGGATAAAAAAACAGACCATCCCATGAGAAGAAGCCACAGTTTGTCAGGGATTATGGGCACACTATTAAACACCTCTTGTGAAGAGGGGTGTGGGAATTATTACCTCCAGGATATCAGTGGGAGGCAAACACCTCAATACCCGAAAAAGCACAAACTGTGAAACATGACAGAACTTAGGCTTCGTATTCCATTCACGGATATACTCAAGAAGCACACGAAGGCCATCTTTTGGAAGTCCAAGAAGAGCCTTTTCTATTGGATCCTCTGAATCAGCTCTCCTGCacacccaagggatatataaaagCTTATTAAAAAATTCATAGCCACAGGCCAAATACCAATAAAAAATTAGTACCTGGCAAGCTGTGAGAATAACTCTAGGAGCCTGTGTGGTCTTCTAAGCTCAAATGCAAGTTGTATTGCTTTTGTATAGTCAGAATCTGATACTGCATTTTCCAATTCCTGGCCTCTTAAGACTTCTTCCTCCTGCAACAAAGGTGAGTTTGAACGAGAGGTTGCAAATGCCTGGCATATGCCTTTATAAATCCCAAGAGCCATCAAGCAGAGGCAGAGACAAATACATCAAGAATATGGTAGACTCATATGTATGTCACATTCCAATGTTATTCTATACAAGTACCAAGTATCAGGTATTTATTTCAAAGCTTTTCTTCCAGCAAtattacacaaaaaaaaagcaaacatTTTGCTTGCAATGCTGAAAGTACTATAATGTAAGGTTTCACTTGCCTTTTTACGGAAATCTTCTTGCTTATCTTCCATGGTGCAATCATGCCACAGGTTTAGAATAGCATCCGTTCCACCGGTAGCAAGCATTTCAGTTTTTCTGCCAACAGCCAATGCCCAAACCTGAGGAACAGATAATAGTTAGTTAGTGATTCCCTCCACAATTCATAAAGAAAAGAATCTTCCATGATGCATGCCAATGATATCATACCTTCCCATCATGCTTATCATAAGTAGCAATGCATTCATTAGTTTTGATTGTCCATAGCTTCACTAGACCATCACTTCCTAAATTATGGAACGTTACAAGAATGTCAACAAAGCTAGCTCCCCTAAAGGTGATAACTTAGATGAATGTCTTATATCTTATTACCGCAAGAAATAACTTGAGTTCCACGTGAAAGGAAAGAAGCTCGCAAGACACTTGATGTATGACCCTCAAATGTCTTCAAGCACGAGCCATCTGCAACTGACcaaatcttgattgttctatcACCAGACGATGTCATGACACATTGCTCAACAGGAGAAAACTCAACCGACCAGATTCCTCTTTTGTGCCCCTTAAGGACAACAGAGGACACCAGGTTAGGGAGTTTCCATATGCAAGCAGTCCGGTCCTACAAAATAAATGTGATAATATATGATGACAATTCAATGATGTAAAGCAAATAAAAGGATATTTAACCTCTAAAAACGTAGCATGCTACAATGATACCTCAGAGCCGCTGCAAACAAGGCCATCATTAGGTGAAACAGCCAGAGAATTAATATCTTTATCATGTGCAGCTACAACAGCCTTAGCTCTAAGAGGAACTTCACCATCAACATCACCAAGCACATCATCCCAGGTCCATATCTTGATGGTTCGATCACTAATAAAAAGATAGTATTATTCTTAGAATAATAATTTTGGCATCACTTTAGGCAAACAAATAGCCCAGAGAAACTGAACAACAAACCTGCTGCCACTAACAAAAAAGTTCTTCGATTTCTTTGAGAATGCAACAGAACCAACAGCCCCCAGATGGCCTTTACCAGTACCAATACAGCTTCTCCTTTCAGCATCCCATAACCTCACCTGTGAAATAAAAAGGTCATACTCACCAGTACTGAAGATTATCATAAGAAAACAAATGCCAAAAATTTATGGCAAGTAAAAACATCTTCAGGACACGACCAAACAACTTACAGTATTGTCCTTGCTCCCAGTTACAATAAGTGTCTTCCCAGAAGAAGAGACACAGGTGTCGATGCAAACAACAATTTCCGTGTGGCCAGCCAGTACATAAGAACATGACATCGAAGCAACATCATAAACACGGACCTGCATATGGAGGTAAACAGCGTAAAAAATGTCAAACGTATATAAACACAGACCTGCATATGGTGGTAACAGCTTAAAAATTCCAACCACATTATGCAACAAGATCTCTGCAGAGATTATCTATGAATGCTCACCTGCTCCAAGTTAGTAGCTACAGCAAGGTATTGTTCCTCATCTCCAACAAACTTCAAGTCAAGAATCTCATCATTATAACCCACTAGACGTCTATATAGAGACAGTTGGAAGATCCCTTCATCAGTTTTTTTGGGACAATAGAACAAAAACTGCTGATCGGCAGTAACACATAGCAACCCTTGATCATTTGGCAACATAACAGAAGATGTAAAACCCCTTCTGGTTTCCTCATTCTCTGAGTTTACAGTTACATCAGATGATTGCTGCTCGAATATGCAATGACCACTGTAAAGGACCAGAAAATCAATTGATTGCGTGTACCGCAGAAATATGCACAGAACTAAAGGGATAGTAAATGCAAACTAATGTACCTCTCCAGGCACCAGATGCGCACAACCCCACGTTCACCTACTGTAAGAAAATAACCATCCATTTTCCCCTTCATatttgccagttctatgcccaAACAAGCCAGTACCTCACTTCCTGATCCAATGAAGGAAATAGCTTCTATCATTTCATATGTTGGTATTGTCTTCTTCGAGCTGTACTTACGAACATCCCACACAGTAACAACCTGCAGATGTTCCATACATCCAAAAATTGCCAGTACATTTCTCAAAAAATGCCAATAGCTCCAGTATATCAGAAATATTGACATTCAAGATAAAAAAGGGCAATCTAGACAAATGATAAACACAAAATTACATTTTTTTTGTCCACAAAGATGCACATAAAAACTGGAGGAAGAGCTTCTCATATGATAATTCCAATCGACTTCTACTGTTTTTAGCACCCAAATTGCTATCTATCTAATTCTAAAATATAGAAAGGAGCTATGAAGCCCTTAGAAGTCAGAATATATGGATATGTGCTGGCAgccaggggcggatctagcACCGGGTCAGCCGGGGCTTGAGCCCCTCCTATCCATGCTTTAAAGGAGTAGCTATAGGTAGAAGATGAAGTGAAAAAGCCAGTCCTAATATGTAtttctagatccgccactgctGGCAGCCTGgtacaattaattttttaactTGAAAACTTAGGTATTGATAGCAGCATGCCAGTTTCTATAATACATTATGAGACATGGAACCATTTCAGTCATACCTTATCCCTCCCAGCACTGAGCAATGTTTGTCCATCATCAGACAATGCCAATGAAGTGACTGTTGAAAAATGCTCTTTCAGCACTGTAACACATTTTTTGGTTTCAAGGTTCCATACTCGCACGGTGCCATCTTCGCTTCCCGAAAATAACTGGAGATCCAACACACAGAGGTTACCTTGAGCTCATCGAAAGGAATACACAAACGACATGGATGGGGATAAAACCAGTACAGCTCAGTAAAATACTAATACAGTGATTTAAACTAAGCTCAGAAGACATTTTGAGTGCCCCAATTGAATAAAAAGCAGGATTATCTCCAAATTAtcctcaccagaaggcgctttGGATCTTTGTGGAACATAATGGTCGTCACAACACCTGTATGACCTCTTAAGAAATGTGTGCAAAATCCACCATCCACATCCCATACGCACACCTTCTTGTCTGCTCCAGCAGTTGCAAGCAACCCACCAGAAGCATGGCATGCCATGGCCATAATAGGACCATCATGTCCCTGAACAGCATTAGGAAAATACATGAGTTTACTTCACATGCTGCAATGAGGAATCACAGTATGCTAACATAATGAAATGAGAAAGTTTTAGTTGTAAAAGATATATTGAAACACGATTATTCATTTGATACATTCTGACACTCACACAGGAATACAAGCTTCCAAGCGAGTTGCAACTACATTTGTGCAGTCTTTCAATCTAGTAGACCAATCCCGGAACTCAGAGAGATTCGTTATGTCGTGAATACTTACTAGCTAGATACAGGAACAGAGTCTAACGATTATTCACTTAGAATTGTTTTCCTATGGTCGAAGTCACTGATCCGTGGACAACATTCTGAACATAATGAAGCACCGCGAAACACGCGAAAAATCAAAACTCACCTTCCAGCTGCGTATGCAAGTGCGGGTCGCGAGGTCCCAGACCCTGATAAGTCTGCTGTGCCCCGCAGCAAAAAGGAGGCGGGAGTCCGGGGACAGGGTCAGCGCGGTGATGGCCTCCGAGTCGCACTCGACGGGCTCGCCTATCGCGGAGGCGTCCGCTGTGGACACCACGCGCACTTCCCCGCCGCATGCGCAGGCGAGGAAAGGCTCGGCCTCGccctcggcctcgccggcgggggcgcgccCGACCGCGAACGGGCCGCCCGTGTAGAACTGCTGCAGCGAACGGTCGCAGCGGTAGTTCTTCTTAAGCGCCTGCGTCGACGCCATAGCTAGtttcggcggccgcggcaggtcgtcggagctagggttttgcggcggcggcgcgagaggtggagggaggagggttTTAGGACTCGCGCGAGTCAAGTGGCGGGCGAGGGGAAAGAGAAGGCACAAGAGCGGTCGCCGACGCGTGGGTCCCGTGGGCAGTGAAACAACCTGGCCCGTACGCTCGGCGCCGCGACGAACGAACGGTTGGGACACAGTAGGCTGCATGCGTGATGGGCCGCTTGGCTGCTGGTATGCTTCTTCTCTTTCCTAATTTGATGGGCCTTTGTAGTCCTACATTCTGACGGCCTTGAAGATCTATTGggccctgccgcccggcacggCGACTGTCGTGGGCTGGCTCTCTGAGTGAAGACCGAGGCCGAGTGTTGAGATATGGAAAAATCGAGGCGAAAAAGGTTCTCCGTTCGGAGGCATCGGCTCTGCCGAGTGCTCAACATGCCGAGGCATCAGCTTTCGCCTCAGACGACCGAGGCTCTCCAACTTTACGTGGTAGATCTAACCTCCATCTTACTTTACTACATGACCGATCCATCGATCTATATCTACTCAATAGTCTTGGCCGATCATCATTCTGAAACAGACGCGCCAGGCCGTGacgcgcgcgacggcggcgtggcaAGCAGGGTGGTCAGCGACGCCGTGTCGCCGTCCCTGTCCCCCCACTTAACTAACCGCGCCAGATCTCACCACGACCGGGAATGAAACACGCCCGGCGTCTCCGACTATCACCGTCGGAGGCGTGCCCTGCCCCCTACTAACCTTGAAAAAACCTCCGGTCCCGACACCTTTCCCCCCGGGAGTTAGCGGTGGTCAGATTCCGCAGGTTCGAAATCAAAAGGCGCACGACACGAAGTCGCGGGGCGCGACGCATTTCGTCGCGCTCAACAGGGACGCCCGCACTTGTTAAACATTCCCCCGGGCCGGGCTAACCGGAGTTCACGCCACCAGCTGCTTCGCGGCGTAGTGGTTCGGTTTGCACGTCGGCGTCGAGCGACGATCGATCGGCGGCTTAAACGCGGCTTGACATCTCAggtcgccggccggcgagcccccGGGTCACGAATTGAAGAGGCGtcagcgcggcggcgacggcgacggcgagcgccatCCGTACGTCCCCTGATCGCCTCGCCTTTGCGTTAACGACCCAACAGCGGCAGTCAAATCCGGGTTACTGCTTGATGGTTAGCTTGTCGTGGAAGGATCTTCGCCCGCCGCTCGCGTTCACAACCATTTATCTGTCGTCGTTCATGGAATCTCATATGGTCTTAATTCGCGAGTAGTAATTAACAGCGTCATCTGCAGGGATTAAAATATTTCACCGGTGTGGATTTGTCTCGTCGAGAGGCGTCGCCGTCGAGCATCATTCGTGAAACCGTGTACTTCACGAACGTACTGTGTTGTATATGCTGGCTCGTACGTACGTTTTCTTCATCACGGAGACGGCGCAGATAAAAACATCTCCTTGGACTAACGGGCCTGAATAAACTTATGATTCAACTTATTTTTAATGGCATGTGTATAGATACACTGCCAGAAAATCCGGGATGAGGCTTGCACACGCAAACGTTGCTTAATTACGCGATTTTTTCATGTCAAATATGTGCGCCTGCAGCAGCCAAGATTCAAACTCATCAGGAGTCTTGCCTCGCATGTACCTTCTTTACTATTTCACATACACAACATTTTTTTTAAGGAAACTGAGGGGCAAAAGGTGCTGGGCATTTAAGAGagaaagcaagcaagcaagatcATACAAACTAGGAAACTCAAAGAACTCAACACAACAAAGGTACTTAATCATGGAAACAAATTAAACTCCATCCGCTCTCCAGGAGCTCTCTTGCGCAGCGCGATCTCCCgcttgatctcttcttctacctGGGTCGGTGTTGCCCTCAGGTTTGTTGAACACTTGGCAGTTTCTTGCTTTCCATATGTTCCATGCTGTGTACATGAGGGTCACTGCTTTgggtctcaaaaaaaaaacagcaagtGATGTGTTCCACCAATCTTCCACCTACAGCGCACTTATAATGGCAAGAGAGATACTTTCTTTTTGAAGTAATTCGTGAACGACCCTTTAGTACCAGATGATAACACCTCAAAATTACCAAGGTACTAAAGATCTCTGGACCTTTCCATCCACCTCAAAAGTACCCAGTACTAATGCTAGAGTTAGTATCGGATTATCTTCCTACCTGTATTTCTAAGATGGACCGATTGCTCTTTTTTCTACTAGTGATATATAATTCCCACGCGTCTTGCAAATTTGCAATCTACACCTGAATTTGGCCTCCGGTTCATCCATTCATTTCATTGACCGGTACTATTTGAAGCAGAGATCTTAATATGACTCGCTTTTGGAGCCACCATTCACACGAAACAGCT from Panicum virgatum strain AP13 chromosome 7N, P.virgatum_v5, whole genome shotgun sequence includes the following:
- the LOC120682336 gene encoding transducin beta-like protein 3: MASTQALKKNYRCDRSLQQFYTGGPFAVGRAPAGEAEGEAEPFLACACGGEVRVVSTADASAIGEPVECDSEAITALTLSPDSRLLFAAGHSRLIRVWDLATRTCIRSWKGHDGPIMAMACHASGGLLATAGADKKVCVWDVDGGFCTHFLRGHTGVVTTIMFHKDPKRLLLFSGSEDGTVRVWNLETKKCVTVLKEHFSTVTSLALSDDGQTLLSAGRDKVVTVWDVRKYSSKKTIPTYEMIEAISFIGSGSEVLACLGIELANMKGKMDGYFLTVGERGVVRIWCLESGHCIFEQQSSDVTVNSENEETRRGFTSSVMLPNDQGLLCVTADQQFLFYCPKKTDEGIFQLSLYRRLVGYNDEILDLKFVGDEEQYLAVATNLEQVRVYDVASMSCSYVLAGHTEIVVCIDTCVSSSGKTLIVTGSKDNTVRLWDAERRSCIGTGKGHLGAVGSVAFSKKSKNFFVSGSSDRTIKIWTWDDVLGDVDGEVPLRAKAVVAAHDKDINSLAVSPNDGLVCSGSEDRTACIWKLPNLVSSVVLKGHKRGIWSVEFSPVEQCVMTSSGDRTIKIWSVADGSCLKTFEGHTSSVLRASFLSRGTQVISCGSDGLVKLWTIKTNECIATYDKHDGKVWALAVGRKTEMLATGGTDAILNLWHDCTMEDKQEDFRKKEEEVLRGQELENAVSDSDYTKAIQLAFELRRPHRLLELFSQLARRADSEDPIEKALLGLPKDGLRVLLEYIREWNTKPKFCHVSQFVLFRVLRCLPPTDILEIKGISELLEGLIPYSQRHFSRVDRLVRSTFLLDYTLMRMSVVDPDVDAGTAKDDMNGSSVENDETAEACPASPVTEKPSKKRKQGKSSKKGKEKKVKVLSKYVSVEA